The Elusimicrobiota bacterium genome has a window encoding:
- a CDS encoding DUF4405 domain-containing protein, which produces MSDSLDPQPKRSLINMTSLDFIANGLAFLCVVMLAWTGLFVFDELKGPMNRVFWGIDRHAWHELHERLGVLLVLLIGYHLVRHRRWISSAFEGRLFGEPMNRTRTWTALCVALVGFVLFVASSLF; this is translated from the coding sequence ATGAGTGACAGTTTGGACCCACAACCAAAACGATCCCTGATCAATATGACGAGCTTGGATTTTATTGCAAATGGGCTCGCGTTCCTTTGCGTGGTAATGCTGGCCTGGACAGGTCTATTTGTTTTTGATGAGTTGAAGGGCCCGATGAATCGGGTTTTTTGGGGGATCGACCGTCATGCCTGGCATGAACTGCATGAACGGCTCGGGGTTCTTCTGGTTTTGCTTATCGGGTATCATTTGGTCCGCCACCGGCGATGGATTTCATCAGCTTTTGAAGGCCGGTTGTTTGGCGAACCCATGAACCGGACCCGCACCTGGACGGCACTCTGCGTGGCCTTGGTTGGTT